CGGCGGTAGGAAATTCAGAGGGATCTGTTACAAAGTAGTTGAGGTTGGTTTGAGAAAGGAGACCTTGAGAAAAGGTTTGGCCGATTTCACCGCCGTCTCGGTCGATGATTCTAACGGTCAATTTGTCGGTATATCTGTTGGATTTCCACACTGCGCTCTAAAAGTCAACTATTGTCCACCAAGCAACAATTCCTAATACCCACAAGAACCCCAATAGAAGGGGAGACATAACCACATGATAATAGTGGTAATCACAATGGTACCACCCAAAATCTTAAAGGCAATTTTCCTGAACATGGCCATCTCCGGGTCCCAAACTGTACTTTTATCAGCATCTAGCAGATCAATCGAAGAAGTATCAATACTCACAGCTATATTTGAACTTCTCCAATTTTGGCTTGCCTCCTCCAGGTTCCGCGGCAGCAACTCCAGCGGCAGGAGTCAAGTTGTTTGTCGCTTTAGCCTCTGGAGCGTGGAATTCGCTCGCTTTCGGTACGTCCTCTACATCcaaactcttctcctcgccAGAGGAATTCCTGAAAGTCTTGCCAGACTGACCAGTCCCAGCTCGACTTCtaaccttctcctcatttCCATACTCCTGATCATCAGGAGCGAAAGGCTCGGGCGCTGAAGGGCCTGGGACATTCTCGTTGCGCCCATCTGCGTCAGATCGAGCATTGGAGGTAAATTGAGAGGACATTATGGACTTGGCTCGGAGTGTCGGTGAGGGAGTGCCGAAATGATATCGTTATCGTTGGTGGATGTTGCAGTACGAGACCGGGGCGATAGCTGTAGTATATATCGGTTTTGGGCAGTTAGATCAGACGCTGCGGGACCGTGATATATAGAGCACGCTTGCGGTGGCTTGCTAAGCAAGTCCGTTTTGAATGTCTGGAAGAGGCAAAATAGTAAGacggagagggaggagtaCTCAGCCTCCGAACTGATTATTAAATACGATACAAATATATTCGCTCTTCTCTCGTGCTGGTGCGGCCACCGAAGACCGAAGCCCATTAATAATGTACATCAGGCGAAGTGAGCGCATTATTTTGTAATGCAGACCGCATTGCTAATACTCCGCCTGAAGGCGGGATTAGATGGCTCGGAGGAGTTGTAAATGAGTCTGGCTAGTAGAAAAATGACGCAGTCCACACCCGCCTCGGTCAGTGTTAAAATGGGGAACACCGAGCTCCCCTCGGTTTTGTCCTCGGTTGTTGTAAGTGCCAAGCCTCAGACAGCCTCCACTCTGTATCTGTTTTCATCCGGCTTACGTATGTATTATGTATCTCGGGCCTCCGGCTATCAGTGGGGGTAACCGTGCCTTATCGCAGCTGCCGGGCGGGGGCCCTTCTTCACACTTCATGCTTCGCCGATTCTTGCGAGCTTCGTCGGTGCAGGCGTGCGTTGTGTTGCTTTATCATATGGCTCGATGAGTCCGCCAGTATTGGAGCTGGACCTTTTATTCGTGCTTTATAAGTGATCCTTGTTTATTGTATGCTTATGAAGCAGCAGGAAAAAGCAACAAAGGCATTTCTACGTTGCACATCTTCATTTGGGTGAGTTCAGTTGTTCCAGTTCTAGTTTGCGTCCGGATTTGACTCGAGAAGATGACCTCCTTTCTTTGGCGCTTTGCTCTTGTTCATTCAAAATATCCATTCAAGGAACAGTTGAATTCAAATATACCAAAATGTCGCTCAAAACACTTTGGTATGGTAGATGCGctcctccattttctctctcctccctcatGAAATCCCTTCCTTACTCCTTTTCCCAGACTTTGCAGAACTAATTACAGAAACGACACATGTAAACAGGGCTTTCCCCGTTTACACTGAATTAAATTGAATACTTTCACGGAATCACGCCAACACACAGTCCGCCCTTCATGACTTTACCAATGCCAAGGAGACTCCAGCGCCCAAGTGACCTAATGATGTCCGTTGATTCCGTCGGCGTGAACCCCCTCAACATTGCTCAAAGCAGCATCGGCCCTGGCCAAATCATTTTCGGAGAGCTTCCTACCGCCAGAAGGGGTAGCGTTACCAGAGATGGCAGAAGCGAGAGAGTCGGAGCGTTTACGGGGCTTCATGAcgagagggaaaggataATGGttctcgtcatcatcatcgttgaTGCCTTTCCAGCCTGAAGATTTGTTAACTCATTGTCATCACATatggggaagatggaaaaggaaaactCACTCTTAGCACCCATGTAGTCTTGAGTAGAAAGAtgttccatctcttcagTCAAAGTGGCATAATCCCCAGGAGTCATCATCCCAgtcctcatcctcgggCTCGCAGGCGCAGAGAGCGGCGCGCCAACCTTTTGCACACCAGTGAAGTCgggctcatcatcattaaATGAGTCGGGGTAAGCTCGCCTCAAAGCCAATTGACGAGCCTTGGCGTACTCGAGACCGAGGGACTTCCAGTCCAGCAACTCGCTCAGGCGTTCAGTACGGTTACGCTGGTTGATACGCTGTCTTCTGGATTTGGTGGTGAAAGAGAGCAGCTGGCCGGTGAGCTGGTCGACAGATTCTTCGATACCTTGACCTCGTCGGTCGACAATGTAACAACCGTAGTCCTACAATACAAGTTAGTGAGCCAGAAgtaaaaggaaaaaaaggtggGGGATTGACTTACCTCGGGAGACTCCAGGAGGTCTTCCATAAAGCAACCGAAACCGGACAAGTTGGTAGTGATGTTGGGAATACCCATGACAGTACACTCGGCGGGGGTATAACCGAAGGGCTCGTCTTGCAAGACATGtcagcttcatcttcttctacaGTCACCAAATACACTCACAGTAACTAGGGAAAACACCCAAGTGACAACCCCTAACAAACTCTTCATAATCCAGACCCAAGATGGGGTTGTTACTGTTCAAGAATTCGGGGTGGAAGATAACCTTGACCCTGTCTTCGGGCCTGTTGAACAACTGTACCCTCCTGAGCTGGTTCAAAATAGGGTCATTTGCGTCATCCGCCATATTGTGCGTGACGATAGGCGGCAGAGAGTTTCGCTTCAGGGCGAACACCCTTCGCTTGAGCAAAACCCTGTCCTCGTTGGAGAGCAAATCTTCAGGATTAGGAACCTCTGTACCGTGCTCGCCAGAGTATCGACAGGCGTGTTCAAAGATTCGCTTGCTGATACGATTGGTCACTTGCTCGACACAGTCCTTGAGCTGGGAGGTGACAGCTTGACCTTTGAGAGCTTCGATAGTGTAAGAGTTGGTAGCGGCGggcatgatgatgaatgcGACGACGGTGGTCTTGGagcccatcttcttcaagcgaTGATTCAACCCTGGACTTTATTTAGTTTCGCCTTTCAGCCTCTTTCAGTATAACTTACGAGCTAAACTTTCAATGAACATGTCGACACCCTTGTTCCTGAACTCGTAACGACCAGCAGTGAACATGTAAATGGTGTTGTCCAGGTCAAAGTCATAGTGACCATAGAAATGACCACGAATGAATTCGttgatcttctccttggaCTGAACATGCAAATTCTGGAATTCGTGCATGGCGGCAAACTTGACAACGTTGAGACCGTTGGGGAGGACACCATCTGTAGTGCGGTTAGCAAAAGGCATGGCGACCAGAATTCACAAACGTACCAggcttcctcttcaacaagTGTTCGCTCTCAAACGCGGTAATGTGGCTGACGGTGGTGAACACATCGGCGCAGTGTGCAGAAGACCTTTCGATACAGTAACGGTGGTAGATACCCCGCTTACCAGCTTCATGATCAACGTCAAAGTACTGCAAGTTGTTGTAAAAGTCGACACTGCCAGCACAGAGGTAACGACCCAAAAGAGTCGCGTGGgtggtgaagatggtggtgaCGTCAATGTGTCGCTTCCTACAAAGAGGGATGGCTAAACCGGCTTGCCATTCATGGAAGTGGGCAACGATGGCGTTGTCGGTTTCGCGAGCAGCGAACTTGTGATCAGAGTTAGCGTGGAGAAACCTtgtgggagggaggagCGGCGTACCTCGCCGAGGAACCAGGCGACCATGTAGCCAAAGACGATAGTTTCGTTGGTCTCGTGATCATTTGGAGGCGAGGGGATACCGGCAAGGTTCCAGAGGTCACCCTTCCATTCGTCCATACTACCTGGACGGTCAGCCATCTTCCCTCAGCACGGAGAAATTGCTTGATTTACCGGTCGTAACAAGACCCCGTGTCAAAGAGCAACACTCTAGGGGCGCCTTCAATAAGCCATCGGCCGTAAAGAAGCTTGACGCCGCGCTCCTGCATAGACCTGAGAGCATCTCCGAACGGTCCCGGTCCACTAGGTATTTGTCAGCTCCCGCCCCTTATCTTTTGCTTAGTATCAGTAACTCACGGCTCCTCGGCTTCGACTTCTACAGGAGCAGATTTATAAGACAAGGGGCCAATCAAACATAAGCTGGAAGTAATATTAGCTCTGGCCCCCTCGAATTCTGCTCGAGGGACAGACTCACCGGTCACCGTATTCTCTGACAGTAACAGGCACCTTGGTCTTGATGACGGTGTAAATACCTCCGACCTTGTTGGCAACTTCCCAAGCAGCCTCAAAAAGGAACGGGTTGTGGACGGAACGAGGCATGACGGATACAGGTTATTGAATGAGGTAGAGTTGTGGGAGGATATATAGATGGGCAGTAGTTAATTGGTTGGAGAGGATTACTTTTCTTTACGCTctggatggaagagagtcAGCGGCTGCTTTcagaggaaggatgagatggaagagaggagacgGGAGAGAGAGCGGAGTAGAGGGCGTCCCTTCACCCAACGGTAGTAACGGGGCACAACACAATACGGACCTGAGCCAAAGGCGGTCTTCCACTGGCTGAGACAAGCTGGATTTTCCCGATGTTTTGCGAAGCGGTAgatgggaggaaaagaagaaggggaggaagagatgatagagaagaggaggaattgGGGATGCAGGATGCAGGACACAACAGGTATTCGTATACGGGAGCCAGGGTAAATGACTTCCCAATGCGGTATTGAAGAGCGGAGTTGTTCCTGAAAGGGGGAACGGAGGacaggagatggatggaagacGGACTCACCGTGGTGTCGAGCAGGGGATGtggggaagaggcgagGTCTGTGCTCCCAGCAGCTGTAGGAatgtggaggagaaggcagaggagaCAGCGGTATACATAGCAGAAGAATGACGAGTGGGGCCGGGGTGCTTGTCTGACAGCCGTTTATTGCCTGATTAGGTAATGCTCCGCTGTCTCCAGAGGGCCCCGTAACCAAAGACGTCATCCCACACACAACCATCTCTTGCCGCAGAGCTAATTAGCGTCCCACTTATGTCCCCACATTCCGGCGGGGCGCACTAATTAATCGTCGTTCTCCCGGTGGCTGGCGCCGACTTACACACTACTGCAGGGATTATTGACGTTCCTTTATCAGTAGCTTCGATCGTACGTATCCAGCAATGTTAGTCCTTGGAAGCGCCCACAGTACAACATCATGATGCAGAAATAATGATGGATGTCAATCTATCTATTCGTCCTCTA
This region of Cryptococcus neoformans var. neoformans B-3501A chromosome 10, whole genome shotgun sequence genomic DNA includes:
- a CDS encoding hypothetical protein (Match to ESTs gb|CF190917.1|CF190917, gb|CF192962.1|CF192962) codes for the protein MPRSVHNPFLFEAAWEVANKVGGIYTVIKTKVPVTVREYGDRLCLIGPLSYKSAPVEVEAEEPGPGPFGDALRSMQERGVKLLYGRWLIEGAPRVLLFDTGSCYDRMDEWKGDLWNLAGIPSPPNDHETNETIVFGYMVAWFLGEFAARETDNAIVAHFHEWQAGLAIPLCRKRHIDVTTIFTTHATLLGRYLCAGSVDFYNNLQYFDVDHEAGKRGIYHRYCIERSSAHCADVFTTVSHITAFESEHLLKRKPDGVLPNGLNVVKFAAMHEFQNLHVQSKEKINEFIRGHFYGHYDFDLDNTIYMFTAGRYEFRNKGVDMFIESLARLNHRLKKMGSKTTVVAFIIMPAATNSYTIEALKGQAVTSQLKDCVEQVTNRISKRIFEHACRYSGEHGTEVPNPEDLLSNEDRVLLKRRVFALKRNSLPPIVTHNMADDANDPILNQLRRVQLFNRPEDRVKVIFHPEFLNSNNPILGLDYEEFVRGCHLGVFPSYYEPFGYTPAECTVMGIPNITTNLSGFGCFMEDLLESPEDYGCYIVDRRGQGIEESVDQLTGQLLSFTTKSRRQRINQRNRTERLSELLDWKSLGLEYAKARQLALRRAYPDSFNDDEPDFTGVQKVGAPLSAPASPRMRTGMMTPGDYATLTEEMEHLSTQDYMGAKSWKGINDDDDENHYPFPLVMKPRKRSDSLASAISGNATPSGGRKLSENDLARADAALSNVEGVHADGINGHH